The following are encoded in a window of Halosolutus halophilus genomic DNA:
- a CDS encoding SPW repeat domain-containing protein, with the protein MSDSNRDDRRTDSPPDVTDDREKKTGTDVDSGTGVGDRDDPGRDHRDESTQIANEERRRKTSMVSLIVAVLGAWVALSVLVYDVAAATLWNNVLVGAVVFLAAGYNYYRLNNDVPLSVGIAVLVALLGIWLIVAPALFGMTTGPFWSTLVTGLLIAGLAGYNAYDAREARAVATEPEAEPP; encoded by the coding sequence ATGAGTGACTCGAATCGCGACGATCGACGGACGGATTCGCCTCCCGACGTGACGGACGACCGGGAGAAGAAAACGGGGACCGACGTCGACTCGGGCACTGGCGTCGGCGATCGTGACGATCCGGGACGCGATCACCGTGACGAGTCGACGCAGATCGCGAACGAAGAGCGACGGCGCAAGACGTCGATGGTCAGCCTGATCGTCGCCGTCCTCGGCGCGTGGGTCGCCCTGTCGGTACTCGTCTACGACGTCGCGGCGGCGACGCTGTGGAACAACGTCCTCGTCGGTGCCGTCGTCTTCCTCGCCGCCGGTTACAATTACTACCGTCTCAACAACGACGTGCCGCTCAGCGTCGGTATCGCCGTGCTGGTCGCACTGCTGGGGATCTGGCTGATCGTCGCACCTGCACTGTTCGGGATGACCACGGGTCCGTTCTGGAGCACGCTCGTCACCGGGCTGCTCATCGCGGGACTGGCCGGCTACAACGCCTACGACGCGCGTGAGGCCAGAGCGGTCGCAACCGAACCCGAGGCAGAGCCGCCCTGA